In Desulfosediminicola ganghwensis, a single window of DNA contains:
- the ovoA gene encoding 5-histidylcysteine sulfoxide synthase: MDIRNTRTTILNEGTTEVKREEIRDYFHATYTIDEKLYDSLARDEAFYLRAEPLRHPLIFYLGHTAVFYINKLLIAKLIDHRINPRFESMFAIGVDEMSWDDLDDSHYDWPTVDEVKAYREKVRDEVDLLIQELPLSLPITWDTPFWAVMMGIEHQRIHLETSSVIIRRMPIEEVQQLPLWEICHQSGPAPDNRLLHVPGGKVRLGKDKNHPLYGWDNEFGRHEAEVRDFMASRFLVSNLEYKDFVDQEGYTKDEYWTEEGRRWLHFSQASHPLFWVPRGEEFLFRTMTQIIEMPWSWPVEVNYLEAKAFCNWKSRQTGTTIRLPSEDEWYRLRDIHAIADQPYWKEAPGNINLEHFASSCPVDHFRFGDFYDIIGNVWQWTETPISGFEGFEVHPYYDDFSTPTFDTQHNLIKGGSWISTGNSATRDSRYAFRRHFFQHAGLRYVETDQPLPEPEATYESDQAVSQYCELHFGSSYFGVEPFPIQCARICLEYMQGRSMKKALELGCSVGRATFELARSFDEVHGLDFSARFIRIASQLQEKGYARYELCEEGEIVSFHEHHLSEFNLDETRHKVEFHQADAANLKPEFTGYNLIFAGNLIDRMVNPKRFLTTIHQRLETGGLLIITSPYTWLKQFTKKDQWVGGYRKDGEPYSTVEALGDILAPHFKMIDSARDVEMVIRETRRKFQHTICQLTVWEKN, from the coding sequence ATGGATATTCGCAACACCAGAACCACAATACTTAATGAGGGTACAACAGAAGTCAAACGAGAGGAGATTCGTGACTACTTTCACGCGACCTACACTATCGATGAAAAGCTCTATGACAGTCTTGCCAGAGACGAAGCATTTTACCTCAGGGCGGAGCCGTTACGGCACCCACTGATCTTTTACCTTGGACATACTGCCGTTTTTTACATCAATAAACTGCTTATAGCCAAACTCATAGACCATCGTATCAACCCTCGCTTTGAGTCAATGTTCGCTATCGGCGTTGATGAAATGAGTTGGGATGACCTGGACGATTCTCACTACGACTGGCCTACAGTCGATGAAGTGAAGGCGTACCGGGAAAAGGTGAGAGATGAAGTCGACCTGCTGATTCAGGAACTGCCGCTTTCCCTGCCGATCACCTGGGATACCCCATTCTGGGCTGTGATGATGGGAATTGAACATCAACGAATTCACCTTGAGACCTCATCAGTCATCATTCGCCGCATGCCGATTGAGGAGGTTCAGCAACTTCCGCTCTGGGAGATCTGTCATCAGTCTGGTCCTGCTCCGGATAATAGGTTGCTTCATGTTCCGGGAGGCAAGGTGCGCCTTGGAAAAGACAAGAATCACCCTTTGTATGGCTGGGACAACGAGTTTGGCCGCCACGAGGCAGAAGTTCGTGATTTTATGGCATCGCGTTTTCTCGTCTCAAACCTTGAATACAAGGATTTTGTCGATCAGGAAGGCTACACCAAAGATGAATACTGGACCGAGGAAGGCAGACGCTGGTTGCATTTTTCCCAGGCCAGCCATCCGCTGTTCTGGGTTCCGCGGGGTGAAGAGTTTCTTTTTCGTACCATGACTCAGATCATAGAAATGCCATGGAGCTGGCCGGTTGAGGTAAATTACCTGGAGGCCAAAGCCTTCTGTAACTGGAAGAGCAGGCAGACCGGCACCACCATCAGGCTGCCATCAGAGGATGAATGGTATCGCCTGCGCGATATTCATGCAATTGCAGATCAACCTTACTGGAAAGAGGCCCCCGGCAACATCAATCTGGAACACTTCGCCTCGTCTTGCCCGGTCGACCATTTCAGGTTTGGTGACTTTTATGACATTATTGGCAACGTCTGGCAGTGGACTGAAACACCGATATCCGGCTTCGAAGGTTTCGAAGTTCACCCATATTACGATGATTTTTCAACCCCGACCTTCGATACCCAGCATAACCTGATCAAGGGCGGTTCCTGGATCTCCACCGGTAATTCAGCCACCCGCGACAGCCGATATGCCTTTCGACGTCATTTCTTCCAGCATGCAGGCCTCCGTTATGTGGAAACCGATCAGCCCCTGCCTGAACCAGAGGCAACGTATGAGAGCGACCAGGCTGTATCCCAGTACTGCGAACTTCATTTCGGTTCCTCCTACTTTGGTGTAGAACCTTTTCCGATACAGTGCGCCAGGATCTGTCTTGAATATATGCAGGGGCGCTCGATGAAAAAAGCGCTTGAACTCGGATGCTCCGTCGGAAGAGCGACCTTTGAACTTGCCAGATCATTTGATGAGGTACATGGCCTCGACTTTTCTGCCCGCTTTATTCGTATTGCCTCTCAACTGCAGGAGAAAGGATATGCCCGATACGAACTCTGCGAAGAAGGTGAAATCGTCTCTTTTCACGAGCACCATCTCAGCGAATTCAATCTGGACGAAACACGTCATAAGGTCGAGTTTCACCAGGCGGATGCCGCCAATCTCAAGCCGGAATTTACAGGTTACAACCTTATCTTTGCCGGCAACCTCATCGACCGGATGGTAAACCCGAAACGTTTTCTCACCACCATCCATCAACGACTCGAAACAGGGGGACTGCTTATTATTACCTCGCCATACACCTGGCTTAAACAGTTCACCAAAAAGGATCAGTGGGTTGGCGGTTATCGCAAGGACGGAGAGCCATACTCAACCGTTGAGGCCCTTGGCGATATACTTGCTCCTCATTTCAAGATGATCGACTCAGCACGGGATGTGGAGATGGTGATCAGAGAAACGAGACGAAAATTCCAGCATACCATTTGTCAGCTGACTGTTTGGGAGAAAAACTGA
- a CDS encoding iron-containing alcohol dehydrogenase family protein: MYRNFSIVPKIMFGRGSFNQLGDVLKEKRVNPDSYVVFVIDDVFKDAPLEARLPMEGNDLLLRVNVDDEPKTSYIDALVAKVKEYSEVKPDGIIGIGGGSAMDIAKAVSLMLNNPGSAADYQGWDLIQNPAVYHVAIPTLAGTGAEISRTTILTGPDKKLGINSDYTLFDQIILDPELLAGVPKDQWFYTGMDCYIHDVESLEGTFLNEFSKSYGEKSIDLCRQVFLEDHADKDDKLMMASYFGGMSIAYSQVGACHALSYGLSYVLGIHHGIGCCITFDYLDEIYPKGVEEFRRMMAKHSITLPRNLTANMDDASLDKMVRTALGLVPLWENCLGPDWQNIMTPERTLELYKKM, from the coding sequence ATGTACAGAAACTTCAGTATAGTACCTAAAATAATGTTTGGTCGAGGATCATTCAACCAGCTTGGTGATGTTCTCAAGGAAAAGCGTGTAAACCCTGATTCCTATGTGGTGTTTGTTATTGACGATGTGTTCAAGGATGCACCTCTTGAAGCTCGCTTGCCCATGGAGGGGAATGACCTGTTGCTGCGAGTGAACGTAGACGACGAACCAAAGACCAGCTACATTGATGCACTTGTTGCAAAAGTCAAAGAGTACAGTGAAGTGAAGCCTGATGGCATAATAGGTATTGGCGGCGGCAGCGCTATGGATATCGCCAAAGCGGTCTCTCTTATGCTCAACAACCCAGGTTCAGCCGCTGACTATCAGGGCTGGGATCTGATTCAGAATCCTGCTGTATATCACGTGGCAATTCCCACCCTAGCAGGAACCGGTGCGGAAATATCCAGAACCACAATTTTGACCGGCCCGGATAAAAAGCTGGGAATCAATTCTGATTACACACTGTTTGACCAGATAATTCTCGATCCCGAATTGCTCGCAGGTGTACCTAAAGATCAGTGGTTCTACACAGGCATGGATTGTTATATCCATGATGTTGAATCCCTGGAGGGAACTTTTTTAAATGAGTTCAGCAAATCATATGGCGAGAAATCAATTGATCTCTGTCGGCAGGTATTTCTGGAAGACCATGCCGATAAAGACGACAAATTGATGATGGCCTCCTACTTCGGGGGAATGAGTATCGCGTACTCCCAGGTAGGTGCCTGTCACGCCTTGTCATATGGTCTTTCTTACGTGCTCGGCATCCATCACGGCATCGGCTGTTGTATCACCTTTGATTACCTGGATGAAATTTATCCAAAGGGGGTAGAGGAGTTCCGCAGGATGATGGCGAAACATTCCATCACTTTGCCAAGAAATCTTACCGCCAACATGGATGATGCATCGCTGGACAAAATGGTAAGAACCGCCCTGGGCCTTGTACCCCTGTGGGAGAATTGTCTCGGGCCAGATTGGCAGAATATCATGACACCTGAGCGAACTCTGGAACTCTATAAAAAGATGTAA
- the hgcB gene encoding mercury methylation ferredoxin HgcB, which produces MKEFRYLENVAELTLDVDTCIGCGMCVTTCPHRIFTLKGKKAEIVDFGACMECGACALNCPVNAIHVNPDDKCGCATLIIKSWIAKYTGKTLGGGCC; this is translated from the coding sequence ATGAAAGAATTCCGTTACCTCGAAAATGTAGCTGAACTCACACTCGATGTTGATACATGTATTGGTTGCGGCATGTGTGTCACAACATGTCCCCATCGGATATTTACCCTGAAAGGTAAAAAAGCAGAAATTGTTGATTTCGGGGCCTGCATGGAATGTGGTGCCTGTGCCCTGAATTGCCCAGTGAATGCCATCCATGTCAATCCCGATGACAAATGCGGCTGCGCAACCCTTATCATCAAGAGCTGGATTGCAAAATATACAGGGAAAACCCTTGGAGGGGGATGCTGCTAG
- a CDS encoding superoxide dismutase [Ni] produces MKRLFLQLAVISLFLFATASTSFSHCEIPCGIYDDEVRITLIGEHITTIEKSMAKIEEIKMAEKQDHNQLVRWVMNKEEHANQLQHIVTQYFMTQRLKVGTENYAEQLSILHQMLIAAMKSKQTTDTKYTTELRELLSRFDTLYFKPH; encoded by the coding sequence ATGAAAAGACTATTTCTTCAGTTGGCTGTCATTTCTCTCTTCCTATTCGCTACCGCTTCAACCTCTTTCTCTCACTGTGAAATACCATGCGGCATCTATGATGATGAAGTACGCATTACCCTGATAGGTGAACATATAACCACCATCGAAAAGTCTATGGCCAAAATCGAAGAAATCAAAATGGCGGAGAAACAGGATCACAACCAGCTAGTTCGCTGGGTGATGAATAAAGAAGAACACGCTAATCAGCTTCAACATATCGTAACTCAGTACTTTATGACCCAAAGGCTTAAAGTCGGCACAGAAAATTATGCCGAGCAATTAAGTATTCTTCACCAAATGCTGATTGCAGCCATGAAAAGCAAACAAACCACTGATACTAAGTACACTACTGAACTGAGAGAGCTTCTTTCACGGTTTGATACACTCTATTTCAAACCTCATTAA
- a CDS encoding alpha/beta hydrolase, whose translation MDQSHLWVRSLSSVRQVDSGYWFSVEKDQCRGGVLLAHGLNMNPKSWREMIVFLNRLGLAVYRLELKGHRGLNFEDMMDVSAREWLEQFNSAVEFMAEQIPGLPAYLVGYSLGGLLGMVAQLQKSEPCFERQVLLAPALALKLYTRLALPMTRVVSFLASRSPKEYVANTRGTTGAAYQALFDLEREFRSAEERQFSVVNYPTLIIMRPNDELISYRCTKKLIERRELNRWKLAELPKKKTTHRDLYFRHLIIDEKSVGERSWQKLTKLLEEFLIRGE comes from the coding sequence ATGGATCAGTCTCATTTGTGGGTACGTTCGTTATCGTCAGTCCGGCAGGTCGATTCCGGGTACTGGTTTAGTGTAGAAAAAGATCAGTGTCGGGGAGGGGTGCTGCTGGCTCATGGTCTTAATATGAATCCCAAAAGCTGGCGGGAGATGATCGTTTTTCTCAACAGATTGGGATTAGCAGTTTACCGGCTTGAGCTGAAGGGCCATCGAGGGTTAAACTTTGAGGACATGATGGATGTGAGTGCCCGGGAGTGGCTCGAACAGTTCAATTCTGCAGTTGAATTCATGGCGGAACAAATTCCTGGGCTACCCGCCTATCTGGTTGGCTATTCTCTGGGGGGACTTCTGGGGATGGTGGCGCAACTTCAGAAAAGCGAACCCTGTTTTGAGCGACAGGTGTTGCTGGCTCCGGCATTGGCCTTGAAATTATATACCCGCCTGGCACTTCCAATGACCAGGGTGGTGTCTTTTTTGGCTTCACGTTCTCCGAAGGAATATGTGGCAAATACAAGAGGGACCACCGGTGCTGCATACCAGGCACTTTTTGACTTGGAGAGGGAGTTTCGCTCTGCAGAGGAGAGACAGTTCTCGGTGGTGAATTATCCAACCCTGATTATCATGCGGCCCAATGATGAACTGATCAGCTATCGGTGCACGAAGAAACTGATAGAACGAAGGGAGCTGAATAGGTGGAAATTGGCTGAACTCCCAAAGAAAAAAACGACTCACCGGGATCTTTACTTTCGTCATCTGATAATTGACGAAAAGTCAGTCGGTGAGCGATCATGGCAGAAACTGACCAAGCTGTTGGAGGAGTTTCTGATCAGGGGAGAGTAA
- a CDS encoding bifunctional sulfate adenylyltransferase/adenylylsulfate kinase yields the protein MREFYSESLIVHFRRVETLRHEALSCTAIDLNGRQLCDLELLLNRGFYPLTGYMDKDVYESVVDTMRLPDGTVWPMPICLDVNEQTAERLTIGDRVALNDQEGFLLAILTVTDLWKADKKKEAKTVYGTDNPAIHPGVMQLYDRVGEYYVGGDLEGVSLPIHYDFQQLRLAPSETVRRFTMNGWRRVLGFHADEYLHCAHREMVMEAAREAGTAIFLQPVADLSHPGNLDYYTQIRCYEAFTKQFPSHMIQLGLTPFATRKAGPREALWQAIMRKNFGCSHFMVAEDHADPFKGLGRGERFYSSGEAQKLVAEFAAETGIEMVPKREMGYHQEEKKYVLLDEVDEEEVATITSRELRLRLEQGESIPEWFSYPEIVDELRRSFPPKSKQGFTIFMSGFSGSGKSTIAKVLLVKFMEMCDRPVTLLDGDIVRTNLSSELNFSKEHRNLNITRIGFVASEITKNGGVALCAPIAPYEESRQANRELISQYGGYIEVYVSTPLEVCESRDRKGLYAKARAGKVKGVTGITDPYIPPSNPELTIDTSTVTPMEAVQEILLYLQKQGYIA from the coding sequence GTGAGAGAATTCTACTCTGAAAGTCTGATCGTTCATTTCAGGCGAGTTGAAACGTTGCGTCATGAGGCGCTGAGTTGCACAGCCATAGATCTAAACGGCAGACAGCTTTGTGATCTCGAATTATTACTCAACAGGGGATTTTATCCTCTGACCGGCTATATGGATAAGGACGTATATGAGTCTGTTGTGGATACCATGCGCCTGCCGGATGGGACGGTATGGCCCATGCCTATCTGCCTTGACGTAAATGAGCAGACAGCAGAGAGGTTGACAATCGGAGACAGGGTGGCACTGAATGATCAGGAAGGTTTCCTGCTGGCGATTCTGACTGTTACCGATCTCTGGAAAGCAGATAAGAAGAAAGAAGCAAAGACGGTGTACGGGACCGATAACCCTGCCATTCACCCCGGTGTCATGCAGCTGTACGATAGGGTCGGTGAATATTATGTCGGGGGGGATCTGGAGGGCGTGAGTTTACCGATTCACTATGACTTTCAACAGTTGCGGTTGGCTCCGTCAGAGACTGTGCGTCGCTTTACCATGAATGGCTGGCGCCGGGTGCTTGGCTTTCACGCTGATGAATATCTGCATTGCGCTCACCGGGAAATGGTGATGGAGGCCGCCCGTGAGGCAGGTACTGCTATTTTTCTTCAGCCAGTAGCAGATCTGAGTCATCCCGGTAACCTTGATTATTACACCCAGATCCGTTGTTACGAGGCCTTCACTAAACAGTTCCCGTCTCACATGATCCAGCTCGGCCTGACTCCTTTTGCGACCAGAAAGGCGGGGCCCAGGGAGGCGCTCTGGCAGGCGATCATGAGAAAGAATTTTGGCTGCAGTCACTTCATGGTGGCGGAAGATCATGCAGATCCATTCAAAGGTCTGGGCAGGGGTGAGCGTTTCTACAGTTCTGGTGAGGCCCAGAAACTGGTTGCCGAATTTGCGGCCGAGACCGGAATTGAAATGGTCCCCAAAAGGGAGATGGGCTATCATCAGGAGGAGAAAAAGTATGTTCTCCTCGATGAGGTTGATGAGGAAGAGGTCGCAACTATAACCTCCAGGGAGTTACGACTCCGCCTGGAGCAGGGGGAAAGTATCCCTGAGTGGTTTTCCTATCCGGAGATCGTCGATGAGTTGCGTCGATCTTTTCCACCAAAATCGAAGCAGGGCTTCACCATATTCATGAGTGGATTTTCCGGTTCGGGTAAATCGACCATCGCCAAGGTCTTGCTGGTGAAGTTTATGGAGATGTGTGACCGGCCGGTGACTTTGCTTGATGGCGACATCGTGAGGACAAATCTTTCATCAGAGCTGAATTTTTCCAAGGAACATAGAAACCTCAACATCACCAGAATCGGTTTCGTAGCCAGTGAGATTACCAAGAATGGAGGGGTTGCTCTCTGTGCCCCCATCGCCCCCTATGAGGAGTCACGACAGGCTAACCGCGAGTTGATTTCGCAGTACGGCGGCTACATTGAGGTGTATGTCTCCACTCCGCTCGAGGTTTGTGAGAGCAGGGACCGTAAAGGGCTGTACGCCAAGGCACGTGCAGGCAAGGTCAAGGGCGTGACGGGTATTACCGATCCGTATATACCGCCTTCAAATCCGGAGTTGACCATCGACACCTCCACTGTCACGCCGATGGAGGCAGTGCAGGAGATATTGCTCTATCTGCAGAAGCAGGGCTATATAGCGTAA
- a CDS encoding YkgJ family cysteine cluster protein produces MATQPTLLDEPKTWIKYTPKLCYDCNASCCKLPVEVKAKDLIRMEVMDEFELGENPKNIAKRLKKQGIVEHFYPKKELYTLSRMANGDCLYLDKKTRRCSIYEQRPDTCRNHPQIGPRSGFCAFARKTDC; encoded by the coding sequence ATGGCAACACAGCCCACATTACTCGACGAACCAAAAACCTGGATAAAGTATACACCCAAACTTTGTTATGACTGTAACGCGAGTTGTTGCAAGCTGCCCGTTGAGGTCAAGGCCAAAGACCTCATTCGCATGGAAGTCATGGACGAATTTGAGCTTGGAGAAAACCCAAAAAATATAGCCAAGCGTCTTAAAAAACAAGGTATCGTCGAGCATTTCTATCCCAAAAAGGAGTTATACACGCTCAGTCGAATGGCAAACGGTGATTGCCTCTACCTCGATAAAAAGACCCGACGCTGCAGCATTTACGAACAGCGGCCGGACACATGCAGAAACCACCCCCAGATAGGCCCCCGCTCCGGATTCTGTGCCTTCGCCAGAAAAACTGATTGCTAA
- a CDS encoding signal peptidase II — translation MRKAVLLSGGILPFVLAVVVVDQVSKGYARNTLQGLPPFTAPGGVIRFEYVENSAGFLGFLLAVPEPLRGIVLTVGVGLLLLAFTVIVLRYQQRLSIAQITVASLILAGGTSNLIDRLINNGGVIDFIAITLGPFSTGIFNLADVYILGGGFYLGYSLARLLPPAHP, via the coding sequence ATGCGCAAGGCTGTTTTGCTGAGTGGCGGAATTTTACCTTTTGTTCTGGCGGTAGTAGTAGTAGATCAGGTCAGTAAAGGATACGCCCGGAACACCCTCCAGGGACTTCCGCCATTTACCGCTCCAGGTGGAGTAATCCGTTTTGAATATGTAGAGAATTCTGCAGGTTTTCTGGGTTTTCTTCTGGCGGTTCCCGAGCCATTGCGGGGGATTGTTCTCACGGTTGGTGTAGGACTGCTGCTACTTGCCTTCACCGTCATTGTCCTCCGCTACCAGCAGAGGCTCTCAATCGCCCAAATCACCGTAGCATCACTCATACTCGCGGGTGGCACAAGCAATCTGATCGACCGCCTGATCAACAATGGTGGTGTAATTGACTTCATTGCCATAACGCTCGGTCCGTTCAGCACCGGTATTTTCAATCTGGCTGATGTCTATATTCTCGGCGGTGGTTTCTATCTCGGATATTCACTCGCTCGCCTCCTGCCACCCGCTCACCCATAA
- the hgcA gene encoding mercury methylation corrinoid protein HgcA, whose amino-acid sequence MRSEPQQFITPIQDIPIQPPPEIDSGPCUGPETYPRAGEHEKAGYTIDPFVHGFIQTARGSVPQLKSELSGRDHLGTIGVRTGILRNNYKVTPGLYAVGSPSADSPVVVTANYKLTFDIARRNLKVIDVWLLVIDTRGINVWCAAGKGTFSTAEIAYQVKHSDLAKVVNHRTLILPQLSATGVDCLRLKSECGFRGVFGPVRLSDLPEFIANQLQADDRMRSVTFTLKERAELVPVEVFLSIKPLVLLLLVMLPISGIGPEFFSTNQAISRIIPFLLATLMGIFAGAVVTPLLLRALPFRQFWLKGAFTSLISALLFSMWSIPIAGSHDTLALASWMLATGSFLAMNFTGSTPYTSLSGVEFEMRRGLPLQIALATIALVLWLISPFIRG is encoded by the coding sequence GTGCGAAGCGAACCACAGCAGTTCATAACCCCCATTCAGGACATTCCTATCCAGCCACCTCCCGAAATCGACTCGGGTCCCTGCTGAGGCCCGGAAACTTATCCCCGGGCAGGGGAACATGAAAAAGCCGGGTATACCATCGACCCTTTCGTACATGGGTTTATCCAGACAGCTAGAGGCAGTGTCCCGCAGTTAAAAAGTGAACTCTCGGGCCGGGATCATCTCGGCACCATAGGAGTGCGAACAGGCATTCTCAGAAACAATTACAAGGTGACACCGGGGTTGTATGCGGTAGGCTCACCTTCCGCTGATTCACCGGTGGTTGTTACCGCCAACTATAAGCTGACCTTTGATATTGCCCGCAGAAATCTGAAGGTTATCGACGTCTGGTTGTTGGTTATCGATACACGGGGCATAAATGTCTGGTGTGCTGCCGGCAAGGGTACCTTCAGTACTGCCGAAATAGCATATCAGGTAAAGCATTCCGACCTTGCCAAAGTTGTCAACCATCGCACTCTCATACTTCCCCAACTCTCTGCAACCGGTGTAGACTGCCTGAGACTGAAAAGTGAATGCGGGTTTCGCGGCGTGTTTGGTCCTGTTCGCTTATCTGATCTTCCAGAGTTCATAGCAAATCAACTGCAGGCAGATGACAGGATGCGATCTGTGACTTTCACCCTGAAAGAACGGGCAGAACTTGTTCCAGTTGAAGTTTTCCTGAGTATTAAACCTCTGGTATTGCTGCTGCTAGTGATGTTGCCGATATCCGGTATTGGCCCGGAATTTTTTTCAACAAACCAAGCTATTAGTCGTATCATTCCTTTTCTTTTGGCTACTCTTATGGGAATTTTTGCGGGGGCTGTCGTAACGCCTCTCTTACTCAGGGCCCTTCCTTTCAGGCAATTCTGGTTAAAAGGTGCTTTCACGTCACTCATTTCTGCATTGCTGTTCTCAATGTGGTCTATTCCAATTGCAGGAAGTCATGATACCTTAGCCCTCGCATCCTGGATGCTTGCCACTGGCTCTTTTCTCGCCATGAACTTTACCGGGTCAACCCCCTACACGTCTCTTTCCGGTGTAGAATTTGAAATGCGTCGGGGGTTACCGCTGCAGATAGCTTTGGCAACAATTGCCTTGGTTCTCTGGCTGATCTCCCCGTTTATCAGGGGTTAG
- a CDS encoding response regulator, with protein sequence MSDKVILIVEDSPTDLHIAENLCTANGYKVLSTDEGEKAIEIASENKPDLILLDVILPKQNGFEICRQLKNNEATKDIKVIMVTSKSQPSDKFWGMKQGADEYVFKPYEEVSLLTAIEQHI encoded by the coding sequence ATGAGCGACAAAGTTATCCTGATTGTTGAAGACAGCCCTACCGACCTTCATATCGCAGAAAACCTCTGTACCGCAAACGGCTACAAGGTTCTCAGCACCGATGAAGGCGAAAAAGCTATAGAAATCGCGAGTGAAAACAAACCAGATCTTATCCTTCTGGACGTTATTCTCCCGAAACAGAACGGTTTTGAAATCTGCAGGCAGCTCAAAAACAATGAGGCTACCAAGGACATCAAAGTCATAATGGTAACCAGCAAGTCACAGCCAAGTGATAAATTCTGGGGAATGAAACAAGGTGCAGATGAATATGTCTTCAAGCCCTACGAAGAAGTATCACTGCTAACCGCTATTGAGCAGCACATCTAA